Proteins encoded together in one Sulfitobacter pontiacus window:
- a CDS encoding cytochrome c biogenesis CcdA family protein codes for MFGFDLIDAGLLPAILIALTAGIISFLSPCVLPIVPPYLAYMSGVTLNDMSSVAAARRKAVIAALFFVMGLSTVFLILGFTASVFGAFFLQNQVLFARLSGIVVIIFGLHFLGVFRIPFLDQEARLDAGDKGGTSFGAYILGLAFAFGWTPCIGPQLGAILSLAASEASVTRGTLLLGVYAAGLGIPFLLAAMFITRATHVMNRIKPYMKLIERGMGILLVVVGLALLTGAFTTFSFWLLETFPALGSLG; via the coding sequence ATGTTTGGATTTGACCTGATCGACGCGGGACTACTGCCCGCCATACTCATCGCGCTGACCGCCGGGATCATCAGCTTCCTGAGCCCCTGCGTCCTGCCCATCGTCCCCCCGTACCTCGCCTATATGAGCGGGGTGACCCTGAACGATATGTCATCGGTCGCCGCCGCGCGCCGCAAGGCTGTCATCGCGGCCCTGTTCTTTGTTATGGGGCTTAGTACGGTGTTCCTGATTCTGGGGTTCACGGCCTCGGTCTTCGGGGCGTTCTTCCTGCAAAATCAGGTTCTCTTCGCGCGGCTGTCGGGCATCGTGGTGATCATCTTTGGTCTGCATTTCCTGGGCGTCTTCCGCATTCCCTTTCTGGATCAAGAGGCGCGTCTGGATGCGGGCGACAAGGGCGGCACGTCCTTTGGGGCCTATATCCTTGGGCTGGCCTTCGCCTTCGGCTGGACACCCTGCATCGGGCCGCAGCTTGGCGCGATCCTGTCGCTCGCGGCGTCCGAAGCCTCGGTCACGCGCGGCACGCTTTTGCTGGGGGTCTATGCGGCGGGCTTGGGTATTCCCTTTTTGCTGGCGGCGATGTTCATTACCCGCGCCACCCACGTCATGAACCGGATCAAGCCCTATATGAAGCTGATCGAACGCGGCATGGGGATCTTGCTGGTGGTGGTCGGTCTGGCGCTGCTGACGGGGGCGTTTACAACCTTCTCTTTCTGGTTGCTGGAAACATTTCCTGCATTGGGATCCTTGGGTTAG
- a CDS encoding N-(5'-phosphoribosyl)anthranilate isomerase — protein sequence MVKQQYSPLSPEGWMLALFSSKAARSGCVVRRNVRDVERYVGRYAFEQELLRRGYHAVENAGQLVIFCNQEPIRIIV from the coding sequence ATGGTCAAACAACAGTATTCTCCATTGTCGCCCGAGGGCTGGATGCTCGCCCTATTCAGTTCGAAGGCCGCCCGCAGCGGGTGTGTCGTGCGGCGGAATGTCAGGGATGTCGAAAGATATGTAGGCCGCTACGCATTCGAGCAAGAACTGCTACGCCGCGGTTATCACGCTGTGGAAAATGCGGGCCAGCTCGTAATCTTTTGCAATCAGGAACCGATCCGCATTATTGTTTAG
- the fumC gene encoding class II fumarate hydratase encodes MADTRTETDSFGPLEVPSDKYWGAQTQRSIINFPIGWEKQPVPIIRALGVVKKACAMENLNQGNLDQKLADAITAAATEVIEGKFDDNFPLVVWQTGSGTQSNMNANEVISNRAIEMLGGEMGSKDPVHPNDHCNMGQSSNDTFPTAMHVAIGMQARDVLLPGLQKLHDALVAKSEEFKDIIKIGRTHTQDATPLTLGQEFSGYAHQVKKGIERVNACLPDIYELAQGGTAVGTGLNTKKGWAEAVAAHMAEITGLPFVTAPNKFESLAAHDAMVMFSGALKTVAGSLFKIANDMRLLGSGPRSGLGELILPENEPGSSIMPGKVNPTQAEALTMVCAHVMGNDAAVGFAGSQGHFELNVYNPMMSYNVLQSMQLLGDSASAFTDNMVVGTQANVERIDKLMKESLMLVTALAPTIGYDNATKVAKTAHKNGTTLKEEAIALGFVDAETFDRVVRPEQMIGPKE; translated from the coding sequence ATGGCCGATACCCGTACAGAAACCGACAGCTTTGGCCCATTGGAAGTGCCGTCCGATAAATACTGGGGCGCGCAGACCCAGCGGTCGATCATCAACTTCCCCATCGGGTGGGAAAAACAGCCCGTGCCGATCATCCGCGCCCTTGGCGTCGTGAAAAAAGCCTGTGCGATGGAAAACCTGAACCAGGGCAATCTGGACCAGAAGCTGGCTGATGCAATCACCGCCGCCGCGACCGAGGTGATCGAGGGTAAGTTCGACGACAACTTCCCGCTGGTCGTCTGGCAGACCGGCTCCGGCACCCAGTCGAATATGAACGCGAACGAGGTGATCTCGAACCGCGCGATCGAGATGCTGGGCGGCGAGATGGGGTCGAAAGATCCGGTCCACCCCAATGACCACTGCAACATGGGACAGTCGTCCAACGATACCTTCCCGACCGCGATGCATGTGGCCATCGGCATGCAGGCCCGCGATGTACTGCTGCCCGGTCTGCAAAAACTGCACGACGCCCTGGTCGCGAAGTCCGAAGAGTTCAAGGACATCATCAAGATCGGCCGGACCCATACCCAGGATGCGACACCGCTGACCTTGGGTCAGGAATTCTCGGGCTATGCGCATCAGGTGAAAAAGGGGATCGAACGGGTCAACGCCTGCCTGCCTGACATCTATGAACTGGCCCAAGGCGGTACTGCCGTTGGCACCGGTCTGAACACCAAAAAAGGCTGGGCCGAAGCCGTGGCCGCGCATATGGCCGAGATCACCGGCCTGCCCTTTGTCACCGCGCCCAACAAGTTTGAATCGCTGGCCGCCCATGACGCGATGGTCATGTTCTCGGGTGCGCTGAAAACCGTGGCGGGATCGCTGTTCAAGATCGCCAATGACATGCGCTTACTGGGGTCCGGCCCGCGTTCGGGTCTGGGCGAGTTGATCCTGCCCGAGAACGAGCCCGGGTCGTCGATCATGCCGGGCAAGGTGAACCCGACGCAGGCCGAAGCGCTGACCATGGTCTGTGCCCATGTCATGGGTAATGACGCCGCCGTCGGCTTTGCCGGCTCGCAAGGGCATTTCGAGCTGAACGTCTACAACCCGATGATGAGCTATAACGTCCTGCAATCCATGCAGCTTTTGGGCGACAGCGCCTCGGCCTTCACGGACAATATGGTTGTCGGCACACAGGCCAATGTCGAACGTATCGACAAGCTGATGAAAGAAAGCCTGATGCTGGTCACAGCGTTGGCCCCCACGATTGGCTATGACAACGCGACCAAAGTCGCGAAGACGGCGCACAAGAACGGCACGACGCTCAAGGAAGAAGCAATCGCCTTGGGCTTTGTCGATGCCGAAACATTCGACCGCGTGGTGCGGCCGGAGCAAATGATCGGACCCAAAGAATGA
- a CDS encoding DUF4169 family protein has product MSAPINLNKVKKERNRASRKARADENAVQFGQSKDQKEVLKARLAQISRNLEAHKRDT; this is encoded by the coding sequence ATGAGCGCCCCCATCAACCTCAACAAGGTCAAGAAAGAGCGCAACCGCGCCTCGCGCAAGGCCCGTGCCGATGAAAACGCGGTACAGTTCGGCCAGAGCAAGGACCAGAAAGAGGTTTTGAAAGCCCGTCTGGCGCAAATCTCGCGCAATCTGGAAGCCCATAAGCGCGACACATGA
- a CDS encoding sulfurtransferase TusA family protein — protein MTDKNFLDATGLLCPLPVLKARKRLQSLDSGDLLTVHADDPAAIIDIPHFCAEAGHSLESAAMDETPQAYVIRKR, from the coding sequence ATGACAGATAAAAACTTTCTCGACGCGACGGGGCTTTTGTGCCCCCTGCCCGTGCTCAAAGCCCGTAAACGCCTGCAATCATTGGACTCTGGCGATCTTTTGACCGTGCATGCGGATGATCCCGCCGCGATCATCGACATCCCGCATTTCTGTGCCGAGGCAGGTCATAGCCTTGAAAGCGCCGCGATGGACGAAACGCCGCAGGCCTATGTGATCCGGAAAAGGTAG
- a CDS encoding fructose bisphosphate aldolase — translation MTTTDAQRTQMETGQGFVAALDQSGGSTPKALSLYGVEPSDYSGDAEMFQAMHDMRARIILADDFTSDKVLGAILFERTMDNTINGKPVAQLLWEDRGVVPFLKIDKGLEDEANGVQLLKPMPELDDLLKRAKAAGIFGTKERSVIQSANAEGIASVVAQQFAVAKTVCAAGLVPIIEPEVNIHSESKAEAEDILKSELEKHLATLSAEELVMLKVTLPEVAGLYDSLADHPNVLRVVALSGGYSTEDACARLTQNPKMIASFSRALTEGLNVKMSDAEFNTALGQNISKIYDASVA, via the coding sequence ATGACCACGACAGACGCACAGCGCACACAAATGGAAACAGGGCAGGGGTTTGTGGCCGCATTGGACCAGTCGGGCGGATCGACCCCCAAGGCGCTGAGCCTTTATGGCGTTGAACCTTCCGATTACTCGGGCGATGCCGAGATGTTTCAAGCCATGCACGACATGCGCGCGCGGATCATTCTGGCCGATGATTTCACCTCTGACAAAGTTCTGGGCGCGATCCTGTTTGAACGCACGATGGACAACACGATTAACGGCAAACCTGTGGCCCAACTGCTATGGGAAGACCGCGGCGTCGTGCCTTTCCTGAAGATCGACAAAGGTCTGGAAGACGAAGCAAACGGCGTGCAGTTGCTCAAACCCATGCCCGAGCTGGACGATCTGCTGAAGCGCGCGAAAGCCGCCGGTATCTTTGGCACCAAGGAACGGTCGGTCATCCAATCCGCCAACGCCGAAGGGATCGCGTCGGTTGTGGCGCAGCAATTCGCCGTCGCCAAAACCGTCTGCGCCGCCGGTCTGGTCCCGATCATCGAGCCAGAGGTGAACATCCATTCCGAGAGCAAGGCGGAAGCCGAAGACATCCTGAAATCCGAGCTCGAGAAGCACTTGGCCACGCTGTCGGCGGAGGAACTGGTGATGCTCAAGGTGACCCTGCCAGAAGTTGCGGGGCTTTATGACAGCCTTGCGGATCACCCCAATGTGCTGCGGGTCGTGGCGCTATCGGGTGGGTATTCCACCGAAGACGCCTGCGCGCGTTTGACGCAAAACCCCAAGATGATCGCCAGCTTCTCGCGTGCGCTGACCGAAGGGCTGAACGTCAAGATGTCGGATGCCGAGTTCAACACGGCACTGGGGCAGAACATCAGCAAGATCTACGACGCCTCTGTCGCCTAA
- the chrA gene encoding chromate efflux transporter — protein MSVPEWGLLAHVFGRIGVLSFGGPAAQIALMHKELVERHRWLSEDGFLRALSLCMLLPGPEAMQLATYAGWRLRGTLGGLLAGLLFVLPGAAVILVLAFGYAYFGQLPLVQAAFMGIKAAVIVVVFQALRNLGRKALHGRAGWVLAALAFVALFVFGLPFPLIILGAGLWGAFGATGHGSMAEIEGLHHRPARPFGVIGLWVALWASPLLFVWGMGNEFLLKIGLFFSKLAVVTFGGAYAVLAYMAQTVVQDHGWITTEQMIDALGLAETTPGPLILVTEFVALLAGFAQSGPWGAVSAGALALWVTFTPCFLWIFLAGPYLEAISAQPRLAGALRAITAAVVGVIANLSVWFALHVMFERVLPMAHLAVPLPDWSSFDPLAAVLTGVAGVLMLGLRFGFVLTMTISAALALCWRLLL, from the coding sequence ATGAGTGTACCGGAATGGGGCCTGCTGGCGCACGTGTTCGGGCGGATCGGGGTGCTGTCCTTTGGGGGGCCAGCGGCCCAGATCGCCCTGATGCACAAAGAGTTGGTCGAGCGTCATCGCTGGCTTTCGGAAGACGGGTTTTTGCGCGCGCTGTCCTTGTGCATGTTGTTGCCCGGGCCAGAGGCGATGCAGCTGGCGACCTATGCCGGATGGCGGCTGCGCGGCACCCTTGGCGGGCTGTTGGCGGGGCTTTTGTTTGTACTCCCAGGGGCTGCGGTCATTCTGGTGCTGGCCTTTGGCTATGCCTATTTCGGCCAGCTTCCCTTGGTTCAAGCCGCGTTTATGGGGATCAAGGCGGCGGTCATTGTCGTGGTCTTTCAAGCCTTGCGCAATCTGGGACGGAAGGCGTTGCACGGGCGCGCGGGATGGGTGCTGGCCGCGCTGGCTTTTGTGGCTTTGTTCGTCTTTGGCCTGCCCTTCCCGCTGATCATTCTGGGTGCGGGCCTTTGGGGCGCTTTCGGTGCCACCGGGCACGGCAGCATGGCCGAGATTGAGGGGCTACATCACCGCCCTGCCCGCCCCTTCGGCGTCATCGGACTTTGGGTCGCGCTATGGGCGTCTCCGCTGCTGTTTGTCTGGGGTATGGGGAATGAATTCCTGCTCAAGATCGGGCTCTTCTTCTCGAAGCTCGCGGTGGTGACCTTTGGCGGCGCCTATGCGGTGCTGGCCTATATGGCGCAGACCGTGGTGCAGGATCACGGGTGGATCACCACCGAACAGATGATCGACGCCCTGGGGCTGGCCGAGACGACGCCGGGCCCTCTTATTCTGGTGACGGAGTTTGTCGCCCTGCTGGCGGGTTTTGCCCAATCGGGGCCATGGGGCGCGGTCTCGGCCGGGGCTCTGGCGCTCTGGGTGACGTTTACGCCCTGTTTTCTATGGATTTTCCTTGCCGGCCCGTATCTGGAGGCGATCTCGGCGCAGCCGCGGCTGGCGGGGGCCTTGCGCGCGATTACCGCCGCCGTCGTCGGCGTGATTGCCAATCTATCGGTCTGGTTCGCGCTGCATGTGATGTTTGAACGCGTGCTGCCTATGGCGCATCTGGCCGTGCCTCTTCCTGATTGGAGCAGCTTTGATCCCCTGGCCGCTGTGCTGACCGGTGTGGCGGGAGTGTTGATGCTGGGGCTGCGGTTCGGCTTTGTCCTGACGATGACGATAAGCGCTGCATTGGCCCTTTGCTGGCGCCTGTTGCTATAA
- a CDS encoding ribbon-helix-helix domain-containing protein, which translates to MSARPVKHSVTLRGHRTSISLEDEFWQELRDLAQEMDMPINALVAQIDAERGVEAGLASAIRVYVLRALKERLPSRG; encoded by the coding sequence ATGAGCGCCCGACCGGTGAAACATTCGGTGACCCTTCGGGGTCACCGTACGTCGATCTCGCTGGAGGATGAATTCTGGCAGGAATTGCGCGACCTTGCGCAAGAGATGGACATGCCGATCAATGCGCTGGTGGCGCAGATCGATGCAGAGCGCGGCGTTGAAGCGGGGCTGGCCTCTGCGATCCGCGTCTATGTCCTGCGTGCATTAAAGGAACGTTTACCTTCGCGGGGGTAA
- a CDS encoding cytochrome P450: protein MMLPPKPESRPAKVSLWRYARLFRQDILSAQPARLYRAWMAEFKTPFFRSYLINQPDLIQTVLKTRPDDYPKSDRIGEGLRPLLGNSVFLTNGAIWKRQRRIIDPAFEGGRLRETFPAIWDAAEAAAARLAPHDGAPLEVEAQTSHAAADVIFRTLFSLPIEHHMAREVFDEFKTYQRSQPILNIAAFVPLPRWLPRLFRRDTKRSAAKIRRLITALTADRMEAIKAGTAPDDLATKIMTTPDPEDGSTFTTDEMVDQVAIFFLAGHETSASALAWAMYLVATHPDWQDRLAEEAQSIDQCDFAVMGKLKQSRDVFREALRLYPPVPMMVREASCPATFRDRTVARGAQVVISPWHLHRHERLWDNPDGFDPARWHSENGKKCQREAYLPFSAGARVCPGAGFAMVEGPLILSRILRDYRIEVVGEKPPVPVAHLTVRSKDGILLRFVRR from the coding sequence ATGATGCTGCCCCCCAAACCCGAGAGCCGCCCCGCGAAAGTGTCGCTTTGGCGCTATGCGCGGCTCTTTCGCCAAGACATCCTGTCGGCGCAGCCCGCACGGCTGTATCGGGCCTGGATGGCAGAGTTCAAGACGCCGTTCTTCCGCAGTTATCTGATCAATCAGCCCGATCTGATCCAGACCGTGCTCAAGACGCGCCCGGACGATTATCCCAAGTCAGACCGGATCGGCGAAGGATTGCGCCCGCTGCTTGGCAATTCGGTGTTCCTGACCAACGGGGCGATATGGAAACGGCAGCGGCGCATCATTGACCCCGCGTTTGAAGGGGGCCGCTTGCGCGAAACCTTCCCCGCCATCTGGGACGCGGCAGAGGCAGCGGCGGCACGGCTTGCGCCTCATGATGGCGCGCCGCTAGAGGTGGAGGCGCAGACCAGCCACGCGGCGGCGGATGTGATCTTTCGCACGTTGTTTTCTCTACCCATCGAACACCACATGGCGCGCGAGGTCTTTGACGAATTCAAAACCTATCAACGCAGCCAGCCGATCCTGAACATCGCGGCCTTTGTGCCGTTGCCCCGCTGGCTGCCACGGTTGTTCCGCCGCGACACTAAACGCAGCGCCGCCAAGATCCGGCGACTGATCACCGCACTGACGGCCGACCGGATGGAGGCGATCAAGGCGGGCACCGCCCCCGACGATCTGGCGACCAAGATCATGACCACGCCCGACCCCGAAGACGGCTCTACTTTTACCACCGATGAAATGGTCGATCAGGTCGCGATCTTCTTTCTTGCAGGGCATGAAACGAGCGCCTCGGCGCTGGCATGGGCGATGTATCTGGTGGCGACCCATCCCGACTGGCAGGACCGTCTGGCCGAAGAGGCGCAGTCAATCGATCAGTGCGATTTTGCGGTTATGGGCAAGCTCAAACAAAGCCGCGATGTCTTCCGCGAGGCACTGCGCCTTTATCCCCCCGTGCCGATGATGGTGCGCGAAGCGAGCTGCCCCGCGACGTTCCGCGACCGAACCGTGGCGCGTGGGGCACAGGTGGTGATCAGCCCGTGGCATCTGCATCGTCACGAACGCCTGTGGGACAACCCCGACGGGTTTGATCCGGCGCGATGGCACAGCGAGAACGGCAAGAAATGCCAGCGCGAGGCATATCTGCCGTTCAGCGCCGGTGCGCGGGTCTGCCCGGGGGCGGGCTTTGCCATGGTCGAAGGCCCGTTGATCCTGTCGCGTATCCTGCGCGATTACCGCATAGAGGTTGTCGGCGAAAAGCCACCTGTTCCCGTGGCACATCTGACAGTTCGTTCAAAAGACGGCATTTTGCTGCGCTTTGTCCGGCGCTAA
- a CDS encoding SspB family protein yields MSRSIEYGNLMHDAMRGLIRQVLLDVAANGLPGNHHFFITFDTSHPDAELADWLSDRYPGEMTVVMQHWYDKLEVTEEGFSVTLNFGDAPEPMYIPYDAIRTFVDPSVEFGLKFEQQEPGQQDEDEDLPQQDESELEVEEEAPKAAEIVSLDSFRK; encoded by the coding sequence ATGAGCCGAAGCATTGAGTATGGCAATCTGATGCACGATGCCATGCGCGGGTTAATTCGTCAGGTATTACTTGACGTTGCAGCCAATGGACTGCCCGGCAACCATCACTTCTTTATCACGTTCGACACCTCTCATCCGGATGCGGAACTGGCCGATTGGCTGTCCGACCGCTACCCCGGCGAGATGACCGTTGTCATGCAGCATTGGTACGACAAGCTTGAGGTCACCGAGGAAGGATTCTCGGTCACGTTGAACTTTGGCGATGCGCCCGAACCCATGTATATCCCATATGACGCGATCCGCACCTTTGTGGATCCGTCGGTGGAATTCGGCCTGAAGTTCGAACAGCAAGAACCCGGCCAGCAGGACGAGGACGAAGACCTGCCCCAGCAGGACGAAAGCGAGCTTGAGGTAGAGGAAGAAGCCCCCAAAGCCGCCGAAATCGTATCGCTGGACAGCTTCCGCAAGTAA